In one Drosophila pseudoobscura strain MV-25-SWS-2005 chromosome X, UCI_Dpse_MV25, whole genome shotgun sequence genomic region, the following are encoded:
- the Obp73a gene encoding uncharacterized protein Obp73a, with protein MKITQLLYILCVVVITSIGVIDAVGYIIRFETKKSRCLNPPRTARKVESVITHCQDEVKTKLVNGGCRNQGILSHPNGLIASTEAYEILKEQVSQDQPPIDPNDDTIDYMWPSVPSGSSGVELDHPPTGPLNASHYEYILFDEPEPHRRMARLMKNIRRLDGARSDIYHPTLVPLEDKRIAGCLLHCVYAKNHAIDHMGWPTLDGLVQFYSEGVHEHGFFMATLRSVNLCLRAMTTKYRVNRQALPQKGESCDLAFDVFDCISDQITGYCLDQYSRY; from the exons ATGAAAATTACACAACTTTTATATATCTTGTGTGTGGTGGTTATCACATCGATCGGTGTGATCGATGCCGTGGGCTATATAATACGCTTCGAGACGAAGAAGTCGCGCTGTCTGAATCCTCCCAGGACCGCCCGCAAGGTAGAGTCCGTGATCACGCACTGCCAGGATGAGGTGAAGACAAAACTGGTCAATGGTGGGTGCAGAAATCAGGGAATCCTCTCACACCCTAATGGACTTATTGCCTCCACAGAAGCCTATGAAATACTGAAAGAGCAGGTGTCACAGGATCAGCCCCCCATCGATCCCAACGATGATACCATCGACTATATGTGGCCCTCTGTTCCCAGCGGATCTTCAGGCGTAGAACTGGATCATCCACCCACTGGGCCATTAAATGCCAGCCACTACGAGTATATATTGTTCGATGAGCCCGAACCACATCGCCGTATGGCGCGTCTAATGAAGAACATCCGACGCCTGGATGGGGCACGTTCGGACATATATCACCCGACTCTGGTGCCGCTGGAGGACAAGCGTATAGCGGGG TGTCTGCTGCACTGCGTCTATGCCAAGAACCATGCCATCGATCATATGGGCTGGCCCACACTGGACGGACTGGTGCAATTCTACTCGGAGGGCGTCCACGAGCACGGCTTCTTTATGGCCACCCTGCGCTCGGTGAATCTCTGCCTGCGGGCCATGACCACCAAGTACCGTGTCAATCGCCAGGCGTTGCCGCAGAAAGGTGAAAGCTGCGATCTGGCTTTCGACGTCTTCGACTGCATATCGGACCAAATTACAGGCTATTGCCTTGATCAGTATAGCCGGTATTAG
- the Cpr73D gene encoding fibroin heavy chain translates to MLHLHMLWFLCALLGYFADPASAEIEYNTINEDGSFQFRHANDDIGGYYHSASGTPDNTVRGRYGSRSPASGQIEETVYTAGPRGFRVNGPKIHRKMDLAQYPVRPRGSPDDPLADPFDDPSYSFSFRTPDQSRSEENDSGNRIRGLYSYLDDVGERHSVRYAAGAGTGFEISNAVPDNPSSVAYSSPLYKAPPRTRGKMSVQRGPAGSYKLIAAGPDHRRAESRAPDGLVRGTYSFLDDKGVQRTVEYIAGAGIGYRVVHNRIGPGTHINPSVADFRLADTDFRLANDFGRGAGGGLGVATGSASGGSGSGPSGAGVGGGGGGGGRGRAGSRTGATDYLKPSGGNRGGGGGGGGGGAGGRDEGEAADGDGAAENDLGLDDNGGGNQDDDIGLSSGSSGTSSFRGKEDRRGYPAGSSQRGSTRYDAERGGGGAVGGAGGRGGTRTGGGSSVGGGATRQGGGASTRINASGTRNRNRFSGGSSERGGGGGGGGGTRRGGSASSEGDSSLGYLPPTGGGGGGGTGSAISGPGDNYNLNDDDVGSSLPPLVTANHRILEIDRDREWVQRHRDSTVIKNVGKWYVGLPPGQSVRAHVQNIDIVPLGGRVGLSPSEALRQDEIADLAASREH, encoded by the exons ATGCTGCATCTGCATATGCTTTGGTTTCTATGCGCTCTCCTGGGATACTTTGCAGATCCGGCGAGTGCTGAAATCGAATACAATACCATCAACGAGGATGGATCTTTTCAGTTTCG ACATGCAAATGATGACATTGGGGGCTACTATCACAGCGCCTCGGGCACTCCAGACAACACGGTGCGAGGTCGTTATGGTTCGCGTAGTCCAGCGAGCGGCCAGATCGAAGAGACCGTCTATACGGCCGGACCACGTGG ATTTCGCGTGAATGGACCGAAGATTCATCGGAAAATGGATTTGGCCCAGTATCCGGTTCGGCCCCGGGGTAGCCCAGACGATCCGCTTGCCGACCCGTTCGATGATCCCTCCTACAGCTTCAGCTTCCGCACTCCGGACCAGTCGCGGAGCGAGGAGAATGATTCCGGAAATAGGATCAGGG GTCTCTATTCCTACCTGGATGATGTGGGTGAGCGTCATAGTGTGCGCTATGCCGCTGGAGCCGGCACTGGGTTCGAGATCTCCAATGCCGTGCCCGACAACCCCTCCAGCGTGGCCTACTCCAGTCCCCTGTACAAGGCCCCGCCCCGGACTCGCGGCAAGATGTCCGTGCAAAGGGGCCCAGCGGGCAGCTACAAGCTGATTGCCGCCGGACCGGATCACCGTCGTGCGGAGAGTCGTGCCCCGGATGGCCTGGTGCGCGGCACCTACTCCTTCCTCGACGACAAGGGCGTGCAGCGGACGGTGGAGTATATCGCAGGCGCGGGCATTGGCTATCGGGTGGTGCACAATCGCATTGGTCCGGGCACGCACATAAATCCCTCGGTGGCTGATTTCCGGCTGGCGGACACGGACTTCCGGTTGGCCAATGACTTTGGAAGGGGTGCAGGTGGGGGATTGGGTGTGGCTACTGGCAGTGCTTCCGGAGGGAGTGGCTCTGGGCCAAGTGGAGCAGGAgtgggcggtggtggtggtggtggtggcagaGGACGTGCTGGTAGCCGAACAGGTGCCACAGATTATCTGAAACCCAGTGGAGGAAacaggggaggaggaggaggaggaggaggaggaggagcaggaggcagaGATGAGGGGGAGGCTGccgatggagatggagcagcGGAGAACGATCTGGGACTCGATGATAATGGTGGTGGCAATCAGGATGATGATATCGGTCTCAGCAGCGGCTCCAGTGGTACCAGCTCTTTCCGGGGCAAAGAAGATCGTCGGGGGTATCCAGCAGGAAGCTCCCAAAGAGGCAGCACTAGATACGATGcagaaagaggaggaggaggagcagtgggAGGCGCAGGTGGCAGAGGTGGCACGCGAACAGGCGGTGGTAGCTCAGTGGGAGGTGGTGCCACACGACAGGGGGGCGGTGCTTCCACCCGAATTAATGCCAGCGGAACAAGAAATCGGAATAGATTCAGTGGCGGAAGCTcagaaagaggaggaggaggaggtggagggggaggcACACGAAGGGGAGGATCAGCCTCCAGCGAGGGAGACTCTAGCCTTGGCTATCTACCACCCactggcggaggaggaggaggaggcactgGCAGTGCCATCAGCGGCCCTGGCGACAACTACAACctcaacgacgacgacgtggGCAGCTCCCTGCCTCCTTTGGTCACTGCCAACCATCGCATCCTGGAGATCGACCGCGACCGAGAGTGGGTGCAGCGGCATCGCGACTCCACGGTGATCAAGAACGTGGGCAAGTGGTATGTGGGCTTGCCGCCGGGGCAGAGTGTGAGGGCCCATGTCCAGAACATCGACATTGTTCCGCTGGGCGGACGAGTCGGGCTGTCGCCCTCGGAGGCACTGCGGCAGGACGAGATCGCCGATCTGGCTGCCTCCAGGGAGCACTAG
- the LOC4812019 gene encoding uncharacterized protein has product MKCHLLLLQLGLLGLACVHGAQVYMQFNGHGYSYNTDIDRAGRSVLSPKYGQAAGPINSLELSGPLQFVQQSLRYRESPTAGSSYNSHPTADSVATSSLSRGYQTYPSPNLNLNSNSFQQAAPSFDFSTHQMSHAQRTDEAGNVLGKYSYYDEAGYHELSYKAGAGIGFVVMGGNLAKATATADPQSEIGIQTNALSPTSANFQELHKYGTNT; this is encoded by the coding sequence ATGAAGTGTCatttgctgctcctccagctcggATTGTTGGGACTAGCCTGTGTGCATGGAGCCCAGGTCTACATGCAGTTCAACGGCCATGGGTACTCGTACAACACGGATATCGACAGGGCAGGCAGGAGCGTCCTGTCCCCCAAATATGGACAGGCAGCCGGTCCAATCAATTCCCTAGAGCTCTCTGGTCCCCTGCAGTTCGTGCAGCAATCGCTGAGGTACAGGGAATCCCCAACCGCCGGGAGCAGCTACAACAGCCACCCAACAGCAGACAGTGTGGCCACATCATCCCTGAGCAGAGGCTATCAAACATATCCCAGTCCCAATCTGAATCTCAATTCCAATAGCTTTCAACAGGCCGCACCCAGCTTCGACTTCAGCACCCACCAGATGTCGCATGCCCAGCGCACCGATGAGGCGGGCAATGTCTTGGGGAAGTACTCCTACTACGACGAGGCCGGATACCACGAGTTGAGCTACAAGGCTGGCGCCGGCATTGGCTTCGTTGTCATGGGTGGCAATTTGGCCAaggccaccgccaccgccgacCCGCAATCGGAAATTGGGATACAAACGAATGCCTTGAGTCCGACGTCCGCAAACTTTCAAGAATTGCACAAATATGGCACCAACActtaa